The Coffea eugenioides isolate CCC68of chromosome 8, Ceug_1.0, whole genome shotgun sequence genome has a segment encoding these proteins:
- the LOC113781713 gene encoding BURP domain-containing protein 3-like: MEFRPLHLFIFVALACVSSHAAQPAETYWKSVLPNSPMPKAIEDLIQSETVDDKSTSVGVSGGGVDVNAQGGNPGGTNVNAGHGGVDVNTPGGTNVNVGPGGVGVNTPGGTNVNVGPGDPGGSETQGRNPEGTDVNVGHGGGVTVSSGHHRGKPVYVGVRPGTSPFLYNYAATKDQLHDNPNVALFLLENNMTRGSKMNLHFFKTSLGATFLPRQVAESIPFSSNKMTEILNKFSVKPNSQEAEVMKNTIKECEKPGIQGEEKFCATSLEAMVDFTTSKLGKNVQAISTNSEKDTPLQKYTITGVKKMTNDKAVVCHQQNYAYAVFYCHKTQATRAYTLSLVGADGTKVKAVAVCHEDTTKWNPKHLAFKVLQIKPGQVPVCHFLPEDHVVWVPK, encoded by the exons ATGGAGTTTCGACCCCTACATCTCTTCATCTTTGTTGCT CTAGCTTGTGTGTCAAGCCACGCAGCACAACCTGCTGAGACATATTGGAAATCTGTGCTCCCTAACAGTCCTATGCCGAAAGCTATCGAGGATCTTATACAATCTG AAACGGTGGATGATAAAAGTACTTCAGTCGGAGTAAGTGGTGGTGGAGTAGATGTTAATGCTCAgggtggaaatccaggaggcacCAACGTGAATGCTGGGCACGGTGGCGTAGATGTAAATACACCAGGAGGCACCAATGTAAACGTCGGGCCTGGTGGAGTAGGTGTTAATACACCAGGAGGCACCAACGTGAATGTTGGACCGGGGGATCCAGGAGGTTCCGAGACACAGGGCAGAAATCCTGAAGGCACCGATGTGAATGTCGGGCATGGTGGAGGTGTAACCGTATCCTCAGGCCACCACAGGGGGAAACCAGTATATGTGGGAGTAAGGCCAGGGACATCACCATTCTTGTATAACTACGCAGCAACCAAGGATCAGCTCCATGACAACCCAAATGTAGCTCTTTTCTTATTGGAAAATAACATGACTCGAGGATCAAAGATGAACTTGCATTTCTTCAAGACTTCACTTGGAGCCACTTTCTTACCTCGCCAGGTTGCTGAATCAATTCCTTTCTCATCAAACAAAATGACTGaaatcttgaacaaattctCGGTGAAGCCCAACTCACAGGAAGCTGAAGTTATgaaaaatacaataaaagaGTGCGAGAAGCCAGGCATCCAGGGAGAGGAGAAGTTCTGTGCAACATCATTGGAAGCAATGGTAGATTTCACCACCTCCAAACTGGGGAAGAACGTTCAGGCGATATCAACAAATTCAGAGAAAGATACTCCACTGCAGAAATATACCATTACAGGAGTGAAAAAGATGACAAATGACAAAGCTGTAGTATGCCACCAGCAAAATTATGCATATGCTGTATTTTACTGCCACAAAACACAAGCTACTAGAGCATATACACTTTCCTTGGTGGGTGCAGATGGAACAAAAGTTAAAGCAGTCGCAGTATGCCACGAAGATACAACAAAATGGAACCCAAAACACTTGGCTTTCAAAGTTCTGCAGATCAAGCCAGGACAAGTTCCTGTTTGCCATTTCCTTCCTGAGGATCATGTTGTCTGGGTACCTAAATAA
- the LOC113781081 gene encoding BURP domain protein RD22-like: MELLKLLHICTFLSLAVVASHADLDIYWKSKLPNTPMPKAVRDILHSEWLEDKSTSVAVGKGGVNVNTGKGKPAGSGTHVGVGHQGVGVTAGKPQTNVGVGKGGVIVHTGHKGRPVYVGVTPSRNPFIYVYAATEDQLHDNPNVALFFLKKDLHRGTSMNLQFVKSSNPATFLPRKVADSIPFSSKSIPEIFDKFSVKPESVEAETIKNTIKECEEPGIKGEDKYCATSLESMVDFSTSKLGNNVQAVSTEAKEDTKAQKYGIVGVKKLNNNKAVVCHKQNYAYAVFYCHSTQATEAYEVTLVGADGKKAKAVAVCHEDTAKWNPKHLAFQVLKVKPGTVPICHFLPEDHVVWVPKN; this comes from the exons ATGGAATTGCTCAAGCTCCTCCACATTTGTACATTTCTTTCC CTGGCAGTTGTGGCAAGCCATGCAGATCTTGATATTTATTGGAAATCCAAGCTGCCAAACACTCCTATGCCAAAGGCAGTTAGGGACATTCTACACAGTG AATGGTTAGAAGACAAGAGCACTTCAGTTGCAGTAGGAAAGGGAGGAGTAAACGTCAATACTGGGAAAGGAAAGCCCGCTGGCAGCGGCACCCATGTTGGTGTTGGTCACCAAGGCGTCGGAGTAACAGCCGGAAAGCCCCAAACCAACGTCGGCGTCGGAAAGGGAGGCGTTATCGTTCACACCGGCCACAAGGGTCGTCCAGTATATGTTGGAGTAACACCAAGTCGCAACCCATTCATCTACGTGTATGCAGCCACCGAGGATCAACTCCATGATAATCCAAATGTAGCCCTTTTCTTCTTGAAAAAGGATCTCCACCGCGGGACAAGCATGAATTTGCAGTTTGTCAAATCATCAAATCCCGCAACTTTCTTGCCTCGCAAGGTTGCCGATTCCATACCTTTCTCATCCAAATCCATACCCGAAATTTTCGACAAATTCTCAGTGAAGCCGGAATCTGTCGAAGCTGAGACGATTAAGAATACGATAAAGGAGTGCGAGGAGCCAGGAATCAAAGGGGAGGACAAATACTGTGCAACTTCCCTCGAGTCCATGGTCGATTTCAGCACGTCCAAGTTAGGAAATAATGTTCAGGCAGTTTCCACAGAAGCAAAAGAGGACACCAAAGCCCAGAAATATGGTATTGTGGGTGTCAAGAAGTTAAACAATAACAAGGCTGTGGTTTGCCACAAGCAAAACTATGCCTACGCAGTTTTTTACTGCCATTCCACGCAGGCCACCGAAGCATATGAGGTTACTTTGGTTGGAGCGGATGGAAAGAAAGCTAAAGCTGTGGCTGTTTGCCACGAAGATACAGCAAAATGGAACCCAAAGCATTTGGCTTTCCAGGTGCTAAAGGTGAAGCCAGGAACCGTTCCAATATGCCATTTCCTTCCTGAGGACCATGTtgtttgggttcccaagaacTGA
- the LOC113779138 gene encoding tRNA-splicing endonuclease subunit Sen2-1-like, protein MGPRWKGKGAEAKALADPISNIVSQLQSSLVQSSSQGLLMNSSVLFEADAKQTDLLNRACFGRPVVTAEKDKQWFQLGLEEAFYLFYVLKCIKIVNENNCEIDSEELWMYMMSKKENFPNLFKAYSHLRMKNWVVRSGSQYGVDFVAYRHHPSLVHSEYAVIVLSDNNGETNGRLMVWSDYHCTLRLCGSVAKTLLLLNIDKCGENATLPSCLESYIVGERTITRWSPQQCRENQTIATGES, encoded by the coding sequence ATGGGGCCAAGATGGAAAGGAAAGGGAGCAGAAGCAAAAGCACTTGCTGATCCCATTTCCAATATAGTTTCTCAGCTTCAATCTTCTCTAGTTCAGTCAAGCTCTCAAGGTTTATTGATGAATTCCAGCGTACTCTTTGAAGCAGATGCCAAACAAACTGATCTACTTAATCGAGCTTGTTTTGGCCGCCCGGTAGTCACAGCTGAGAAGGATAAGCAGTGGTTCCAATTAGGTCTGGAGGAAGCTTTTTACCTCTTCTATGTCCTAAAATGCATCAAAATCGTCAACGAAAATAATTGTGAAATTGATAGTGAAGAGTTGTGGATGTACATGATGtccaaaaaggaaaattttccgaatttatTCAAAGCTTATTCTCATCTTCGGATGAAGAATTGGGTGGTTAGATCAGGATCACAGTATGGTGTGGACTTTGTTGCATACCGGCATCATCCATCTTTGGTGCATTCGGAGTATGCTGTGATTGTTTTGTCTGATAATAATGGTGAAACAAATGGGCGTTTGATGGTTTGGTCTGATTATCATTGCACACTTAGACTTTGTGGCAGTGTTGCAAAGACATTGTTGCTTCTTAATATTGATAAATGTGGAGAGAATGCAACATTGCCATCATGTTTAGAAAGTTACATTGTTGGAGAAAGGACAATCACTAGGTGGAGTCCACAACAATGCCGTGAGAACCAAACAATTGCAACTGGGGAATCTTGA
- the LOC113779324 gene encoding BURP domain protein RD22-like isoform X2 gives MWPMSTSPMDFLKLLCFLTFVSLGVVATHADLDGYWKSKLPNTPMPKAVRELVHNGKTSGSGSFSKLPDSKFQIYNRKSQVNGHSSSFSKLPDAGFQVYNRKSRVNSHSSSFSKLPDAGFQVYNRKSRVNSHGTNPTKDQLYNDKTITIFFLGKDLHSGSSMNLEFVESLKITTLFLPRQVADSIPFSSKSVPEILNKFSLKPQSEEAETIKKTIAECEMPGTKGEDKYCATSLESMIDFTTSKLGKDVRAVSTEAEKIDTKIRKYTIKDVAKLNTAAKVVSCHKEKYPYAVFYCHTSQSNAYMTNLVAAEDEAKAKAVAVCHKDTSQWDPEHLAFQLLKVKPGTAPICHFLPEDHIIWVPK, from the exons ATGTGGCCCATGAGCACAAGTCCTATGGACTTTCTCAAGCTCCTCTGCTTTCTCACATTTGTTTCT CTAGGAGTCGTTGCAACACATGCAGATCTTGATGGTTATTGGAAATCCAAGCTTCCAAACACTCCTATGCCCAAAGCTGTTAGAGAACTCGTACACAATG GGAAAACCTCTGGAAGTGGCAGTTTCAGCAAATTACcagattcaaaatttcaa ATATATAATAGGAAATCTCAGGTGAACGGCCATAGTAGCAGCTTCAGCAAATTACCAGATGCAGGATTTCAAGTATATAATAGGAAATCTCGGGTGAATAGCCATAGTAGCAGCTTCAGCAAATTACCAGATGCAGGATTTCAAGTATATAATAGGAAATCTCGGGTGAATAGCCATGGTACAAATCCTACTAAAGATCAACTCTACAATGACAAAACCATTACAATTTTCTTCCTTGGAAAGGATTTGCACAGCGGCTCAAGCATGAATCTGGAGTTTGTTGAGTCGCTAAAGATTACTACACTATTCCTGCCAAGACAAGTTGCTGATTCCATTCCCTTTTCCTCCAAATCTGTTCCTGAGATTTTGAACAAATTCTCACTGAAGCCACAATCAGAAGAAGCCGAAACTATTAAGAAAACAATTGCAGAGTGCGAGATGCCTGGAACAAAAGGGGAAGACAAGTACTGTGCGACTTCACTCGAGTCAATGATTGATTTCACTACTTCCAAGCTGGGGAAAGATGTTCGAGCAGTTTCAACTGAAGCAGAAAAAATAGATACCAAAATCCGAAAGTATACTATTAAGGATGTTGCCAAGTTGAACACGGCTGCTAAAGTCGTTTCTTGCCATAAGGAAAAGTATCCATACGCAGTATTTTACTGCCACACATCGCAGAGTAATGCATATATGACTAATTTGGTTGCTGCTGAAGATGAAGCTAAAGCTAAAGCTGTGGCTGTTTGCCACAAGGATACATCACAATGGGACCCAGAGCATTTGGCCTTTCAGTTGCTAAAGGTGAAGCCAGGAACTGCTCCAATCTGCCATTTCCTTCCTGAGGATCACATCATTTGGGTTCCAAAGTAA
- the LOC113779324 gene encoding BURP domain-containing protein 5-like isoform X1 produces MWPMSTSPMDFLKLLCFLTFVSLGVVATHADLDGYWKSKLPNTPMPKAVRELVHNGKTSGSGSFSKLPDSKFQIYNARAQVNGHGSSFSKLPDSKFQIYSRKSQVNGHSSSFSKLPDAGFQVYNRKSRVNSHSSSFSKLPDAGFQVYNRKSRVNSHGTNPTKDQLYNDKTITIFFLGKDLHSGSSMNLEFVESLKITTLFLPRQVADSIPFSSKSVPEILNKFSLKPQSEEAETIKKTIAECEMPGTKGEDKYCATSLESMIDFTTSKLGKDVRAVSTEAEKIDTKIRKYTIKDVAKLNTAAKVVSCHKEKYPYAVFYCHTSQSNAYMTNLVAAEDEAKAKAVAVCHKDTSQWDPEHLAFQLLKVKPGTAPICHFLPEDHIIWVPK; encoded by the exons ATGTGGCCCATGAGCACAAGTCCTATGGACTTTCTCAAGCTCCTCTGCTTTCTCACATTTGTTTCT CTAGGAGTCGTTGCAACACATGCAGATCTTGATGGTTATTGGAAATCCAAGCTTCCAAACACTCCTATGCCCAAAGCTGTTAGAGAACTCGTACACAATG GGAAAACCTCTGGAAGTGGCAGTTTCAGCAAATTACcagattcaaaatttcaaatatatAATGCCAGAGCTCAAGTAAACGGCCATGGTAGCAGCTTCAGCAAACTACCAGATTCAAAGTTTCAAATATATAGTAGAAAATCACAA GTGAACGGCCATAGTAGCAGCTTCAGCAAATTACCAGATGCAGGATTTCAAGTATATAATAGGAAATCTCGGGTGAATAGCCATAGTAGCAGCTTCAGCAAATTACCAGATGCAGGATTTCAAGTATATAATAGGAAATCTCGGGTGAATAGCCATGGTACAAATCCTACTAAAGATCAACTCTACAATGACAAAACCATTACAATTTTCTTCCTTGGAAAGGATTTGCACAGCGGCTCAAGCATGAATCTGGAGTTTGTTGAGTCGCTAAAGATTACTACACTATTCCTGCCAAGACAAGTTGCTGATTCCATTCCCTTTTCCTCCAAATCTGTTCCTGAGATTTTGAACAAATTCTCACTGAAGCCACAATCAGAAGAAGCCGAAACTATTAAGAAAACAATTGCAGAGTGCGAGATGCCTGGAACAAAAGGGGAAGACAAGTACTGTGCGACTTCACTCGAGTCAATGATTGATTTCACTACTTCCAAGCTGGGGAAAGATGTTCGAGCAGTTTCAACTGAAGCAGAAAAAATAGATACCAAAATCCGAAAGTATACTATTAAGGATGTTGCCAAGTTGAACACGGCTGCTAAAGTCGTTTCTTGCCATAAGGAAAAGTATCCATACGCAGTATTTTACTGCCACACATCGCAGAGTAATGCATATATGACTAATTTGGTTGCTGCTGAAGATGAAGCTAAAGCTAAAGCTGTGGCTGTTTGCCACAAGGATACATCACAATGGGACCCAGAGCATTTGGCCTTTCAGTTGCTAAAGGTGAAGCCAGGAACTGCTCCAATCTGCCATTTCCTTCCTGAGGATCACATCATTTGGGTTCCAAAGTAA